A genomic window from Lycium barbarum isolate Lr01 chromosome 4, ASM1917538v2, whole genome shotgun sequence includes:
- the LOC132634844 gene encoding uncharacterized protein LOC132634844 isoform X2 yields METDQQELFADAKEEEDDEIRCKKQKITQIEQPKIFYDKGNKVNKPKKNLDQIQQPESPVVPSLSVADDQTLDTASMDGINKRIDSHEATMDIVGVHKNRTTGKEPESSKEASCLMASVHGTESYDECNTSTSCNKGKISLAGIRGQKNGRYGAVITDTIRRKQVWLGTFDTIEEASQAYFSKKSELENEKLNLQANTEKRPNKNPDPVQQPESLIIPSLSVADGQTMETGSVYRRNKRTDSHEPIMDIVGVHKNKTSGKEPEPSKEPACLIANVDGTESYDECNASTRCNPKGNRSLLGIRKQNNGRYGAVITDRTKHKKVWLGTFDTVEEASQAYLSKKSVLKKLGQQGNKPKKNCYQFQQPESPLVTSLSVANHDQTLNSASVSRRNKRIGANRTTHFFKVHKRKSSGKYTTEIKNPISKKRIWLGTFATAEEASQAYQSKKLEFQKLVEAMQQQCTNKLTHPVQDGKSEELVNIKQGHKNVNCELESAGGSEIDVPISNSSNEGTLQWIDSHEISAAEEAFHAYVSKKFDVQSSKKVELQSGMPTDFSAGERQEGREDDEDLRMGEWVQLPGNRAVKFSLNLGLPIIDNYGSLLGEFSTLDDLSICKTEDGNET; encoded by the exons ATGGAAACTGATCAACAAGAACTATTTGCAGAtgcaaaagaagaagaagatgatgaaatcAGATGCAAGAAACAGAAGATAACCCAAATTGAGCAGCCAAAGATTTTTTATGACAAG GGTAATAAGGTGAATAAACCAAAGAAGAATCTTGATCAAATTCAGCAGCCTGAATCACCTGTTGTGCCATCCTTGTCTGTGGCTGATGATCAAACCTTGGATACAGCTAGTATGGATGgaataaataaaagaattgatTCTCATGAAGCAACAATGGATATCGTTGGGGTTCACAAGAACAGGACAACAGGGAAAGAACCCGAATCTTCTAAAGAAGCCTCATGTCTAATGgctagtgtacatggcacagaaTCATATGATGAGTGTAATACCAGTACAAGTTGCAATAAAGGCAAGATAAGCTTAGCTGGAATCCGAGGGCAAAAGAACGGGAGGTATGGTGCTGTGATTACAGACACAATTAGGCGTAAACAAGTATGGTTGGGAACTTTTGACACTATTGAAGAGGCTTCACAAGCTTATTTCTCCAAAAAGTCTGAGCTTGAGAATGAGAAATTAAACCTGCAGGCTAATACGGAGAAAAGACCAAACAAGAATCCTGATCCAGTTCAGCAGCCTGAATCACTTATTATACCATCCTTATCCGTGGCTGATGGTCAAACCATGGAAACTGGTAGTGTGTATAGGAGAAATAAAAGAACTGATTCTCACGAACCAATAATGGATATTGTTGGGGTTCACAAGAACAAGACGTCAGGGAAAGAACCCGAACCTTCTAAAGAACCCGCATGTCTAATAGCTAATGTCGATGGCACAGAATCATATGATGAGTGTAATGCTAGTACAAGATGCAATCCTAAAGGCAACAGAAGCTTACTTGGGATCCGAAAACAAAATAACGGGAGGTATGGTGCTGTGATTACAGACCGAACTAAGCATAAAAAGGTATGGTTGGGCACTTTTGACACTGTTGAAGAAGCTTCACAAGCTTATTTGTCCAAGAAGTCTGTGCTTAAGAAATTAGGCCAGCAGGGGAATAAACCAAAGAAGAATTGTTATCAATTTCAGCAGCCTGAATCACCTCTTGTGACATCCTTGTCTGTGGCTAATCATGATCAAACCTTAAATTCTGCTAGTGTGAGTAGAAGAAATAAAAGAATCGGTGCTAACAGAACAACACATTTTTTTAAGGTTCACAAGAGAAAGAGTTCAGGTAAATATACAACTGAGATTAAAAACCCCATCAGTAAGAAAAGAATTTGGTTGGGGACTTTTGCCACTGCTGAAGAGGCTTCACAGGCTTATCAATCTAAGAAGCTCGAGTTTCAGAAATTAGTCGAGGCAATGCAGCAGCAATGTACTAATAAGCTTACTCATCCTGTGCAAGATGGGAAATCAGAGGAATTAGTCAACATCAAGCAAGGACATAAAAATGTAAATTGTGAACTTGAATCAGCTGGTGGATCAGAAATTGAtgttccaatctcaaattcatctaatGAGGGAACTCTCCAATGGATTGATTCTCACGAAATAAGTGCTGCTGAAGAAGCTTTCCATGCTTATGTGTCTAAGAAATTCGATGTTCAGAGCTCAAAGAAGGTCGAGCTGCAAAGCGGTATGCCAACTGATTTTAGTGCAGGGGAGAGGCAAGAAGGTCGAGAGGATGATGAAGATTTACGAATGGGGGAGTGGGTACAACTTCCAGGTAATAGGGCAGTCAAATTTTCACTGAATCTGGGCTTACCAATCATCGATAACTATGGATCTCTTTTAGGTGAATTCAGCACTTTGGATGATCTCAGTATTTGTAAAACTGAGGATGGCAATGAAACATAA
- the LOC132634842 gene encoding protein LURP-one-related 17: MLLFLKSIRSRSVNHQNHDHQDQLEFKSYSCRDATTTCSSSTCVSLTVWRKSLIFCCKGFTVIGSDGNLVYRVDNYAGRRDQTILMDGSGKPILTICRHKNLKLVDNNWFIYEGEVLGGHDYTTSTKTSSSRKKPIFCVKKQMKILQSNINVLAHVYYHGISDKRYSYIIEGSYANRTCKVLDAKSRNVVAEIRKKQAVAGGATFGLEVFVLDVMPGFDSGFAMAMVLLLDQMFS; the protein is encoded by the exons ATGCTTCTCTTCTTAAAATCAATACGTTCCAGATCAGTCAATCATCAAAATCATGATCATCAAGATCAATTAGAGTTCAAGAGCTATAGTTGCAGAGATGCTACTACTACTTGTTCATCATCAACATGTGTATCTTTAACAGTATGgagaaaatcacttattttttgCTGTAAAGGATTTACAGTTATTGGCTCTGATGGCAATTTAGTTTATAGGGTTGATAATTATGCTGGCCGCCGTGATCAAACAATTCTTATGGATGGTTCTGGAAAACCTATCCTCACTATATGTCGGCATAAG AACCTAAAGCTAGTAGACAACAATTGGTTCATATATGAAGGAGAAGTACTTGGGGGACATGATTACACCACCAGCACCAAGACATCATCGTCGAGAAAAAAACCAATATTCTGTGTAAAGAAACAGATGAAGATTTTACAGAGTAACATCAACGTACTTGCCCATGTTTATTATCATGGAATATCCGACAAGAGATATTCTTATATTATTGAAGGGTCATATGCAAACAGAACATGCAAAGTGTTGGATGCAAAATCAAGAAATGTGGTGGCAGAAATAAGGAAGAAGCAAGCTGTAGCTGGCGGTGCTACTTTTGGATTAGAAGTTTTTGTATTAGATGTAATGCCAGGGTTTGATTCTGGTTTTGCCATGGCTATGGTGTTGTTGTTGGACCAAATGTTCTCCTAA
- the LOC132634844 gene encoding uncharacterized protein LOC132634844 isoform X3 encodes MDGINKRIDSHEATMDIVGVHKNRTTGKEPESSKEASCLMASVHGTESYDECNTSTSCNKGKISLAGIRGQKNGRYGAVITDTIRRKQVWLGTFDTIEEASQAYFSKKSELENEKLNLQANTEKRPNKNPDPVQQPESLIIPSLSVADGQTMETGSVYRRNKRTDSHEPIMDIVGVHKNKTSGKEPEPSKEPACLIANVDGTESYDECNASTRCNPKGNRSLLGIRKQNNGRYGAVITDRTKHKKVWLGTFDTVEEASQAYLSKKSVLKKLGQQGNKPKKNCYQFQQPESPLVTSLSVANHDQTLNSASVSRRNKRIGANRTTHFFKVHKRKSSGKYTTEIKNPISKKRIWLGTFATAEEASQAYQSKKLEFQKLVEAMQQQCTNKLTHPVQDGKSEELVNIKQGHKNVNCELESAGGSEIDVPISNSSNEGTLQWIDSHEISAAEEAFHAYVSKKFDVQSSKKVELQSGMPTDFSAGERQEGREDDEDLRMGEWVQLPGNRAVKFSLNLGLPIIDNYGSLLGEFSTLDDLSICKTEDGNET; translated from the coding sequence ATGGATGgaataaataaaagaattgatTCTCATGAAGCAACAATGGATATCGTTGGGGTTCACAAGAACAGGACAACAGGGAAAGAACCCGAATCTTCTAAAGAAGCCTCATGTCTAATGgctagtgtacatggcacagaaTCATATGATGAGTGTAATACCAGTACAAGTTGCAATAAAGGCAAGATAAGCTTAGCTGGAATCCGAGGGCAAAAGAACGGGAGGTATGGTGCTGTGATTACAGACACAATTAGGCGTAAACAAGTATGGTTGGGAACTTTTGACACTATTGAAGAGGCTTCACAAGCTTATTTCTCCAAAAAGTCTGAGCTTGAGAATGAGAAATTAAACCTGCAGGCTAATACGGAGAAAAGACCAAACAAGAATCCTGATCCAGTTCAGCAGCCTGAATCACTTATTATACCATCCTTATCCGTGGCTGATGGTCAAACCATGGAAACTGGTAGTGTGTATAGGAGAAATAAAAGAACTGATTCTCACGAACCAATAATGGATATTGTTGGGGTTCACAAGAACAAGACGTCAGGGAAAGAACCCGAACCTTCTAAAGAACCCGCATGTCTAATAGCTAATGTCGATGGCACAGAATCATATGATGAGTGTAATGCTAGTACAAGATGCAATCCTAAAGGCAACAGAAGCTTACTTGGGATCCGAAAACAAAATAACGGGAGGTATGGTGCTGTGATTACAGACCGAACTAAGCATAAAAAGGTATGGTTGGGCACTTTTGACACTGTTGAAGAAGCTTCACAAGCTTATTTGTCCAAGAAGTCTGTGCTTAAGAAATTAGGCCAGCAGGGGAATAAACCAAAGAAGAATTGTTATCAATTTCAGCAGCCTGAATCACCTCTTGTGACATCCTTGTCTGTGGCTAATCATGATCAAACCTTAAATTCTGCTAGTGTGAGTAGAAGAAATAAAAGAATCGGTGCTAACAGAACAACACATTTTTTTAAGGTTCACAAGAGAAAGAGTTCAGGTAAATATACAACTGAGATTAAAAACCCCATCAGTAAGAAAAGAATTTGGTTGGGGACTTTTGCCACTGCTGAAGAGGCTTCACAGGCTTATCAATCTAAGAAGCTCGAGTTTCAGAAATTAGTCGAGGCAATGCAGCAGCAATGTACTAATAAGCTTACTCATCCTGTGCAAGATGGGAAATCAGAGGAATTAGTCAACATCAAGCAAGGACATAAAAATGTAAATTGTGAACTTGAATCAGCTGGTGGATCAGAAATTGAtgttccaatctcaaattcatctaatGAGGGAACTCTCCAATGGATTGATTCTCACGAAATAAGTGCTGCTGAAGAAGCTTTCCATGCTTATGTGTCTAAGAAATTCGATGTTCAGAGCTCAAAGAAGGTCGAGCTGCAAAGCGGTATGCCAACTGATTTTAGTGCAGGGGAGAGGCAAGAAGGTCGAGAGGATGATGAAGATTTACGAATGGGGGAGTGGGTACAACTTCCAGGTAATAGGGCAGTCAAATTTTCACTGAATCTGGGCTTACCAATCATCGATAACTATGGATCTCTTTTAGGTGAATTCAGCACTTTGGATGATCTCAGTATTTGTAAAACTGAGGATGGCAATGAAACATAA
- the LOC132634844 gene encoding uncharacterized protein LOC132634844 isoform X1, giving the protein MPFITEISFHETRPLIGNEWQNMGTYHSVSKNPFGKKEVFLGSEESQEFSSNMHKFQGKEPLVCIESSSKETSCLMSNVHGGTESSDECNTSTSNLKTKISLIGVRKQKNGRYGAVITDKIRHKQVWLGTFDTIEEASQAYFSKKSEFEKLNLQGNKVNKPKKNLDQIQQPESPVVPSLSVADDQTLDTASMDGINKRIDSHEATMDIVGVHKNRTTGKEPESSKEASCLMASVHGTESYDECNTSTSCNKGKISLAGIRGQKNGRYGAVITDTIRRKQVWLGTFDTIEEASQAYFSKKSELENEKLNLQANTEKRPNKNPDPVQQPESLIIPSLSVADGQTMETGSVYRRNKRTDSHEPIMDIVGVHKNKTSGKEPEPSKEPACLIANVDGTESYDECNASTRCNPKGNRSLLGIRKQNNGRYGAVITDRTKHKKVWLGTFDTVEEASQAYLSKKSVLKKLGQQGNKPKKNCYQFQQPESPLVTSLSVANHDQTLNSASVSRRNKRIGANRTTHFFKVHKRKSSGKYTTEIKNPISKKRIWLGTFATAEEASQAYQSKKLEFQKLVEAMQQQCTNKLTHPVQDGKSEELVNIKQGHKNVNCELESAGGSEIDVPISNSSNEGTLQWIDSHEISAAEEAFHAYVSKKFDVQSSKKVELQSGMPTDFSAGERQEGREDDEDLRMGEWVQLPGNRAVKFSLNLGLPIIDNYGSLLGEFSTLDDLSICKTEDGNET; this is encoded by the coding sequence ATGCCCTTTATTACGGAGATATCATTCCATGAGACAAGACCCTTAATTGGAAATGAATGGCAAAATATGGGGACTTATCATTCAGTGAGCAAAAACCCTTTTGGAAAAAAAGAGGTATTTTTGGGCAGTGAGGAATCCCAAGAATTTAGCTCTAACATGCACAAATTCCAAGGAAAAGAACCCTTAGTTTGCATAGAATCATCTTCTAAAGAAACCTCATGTTTAATGTCTAATGTCCATGGTGGCACAGAATCATCTGATGAATGTAATACTAGTACAAGCAATCTTAAAACCAAGATAAGCTTAATTGGGGTAAGAAAGCAAAAGAATGGGAGGTATGGTGCTGTGATTACTGACAAAATTAGGCATAAGCAAGTATGGTTAGGCACTTTTGACACTATTGAAGAGGCTTCACAAGCTTATTTCTCCAAGAAGTCTGAGTTTGAGAAATTAAACCTGCAGGGTAATAAGGTGAATAAACCAAAGAAGAATCTTGATCAAATTCAGCAGCCTGAATCACCTGTTGTGCCATCCTTGTCTGTGGCTGATGATCAAACCTTGGATACAGCTAGTATGGATGgaataaataaaagaattgatTCTCATGAAGCAACAATGGATATCGTTGGGGTTCACAAGAACAGGACAACAGGGAAAGAACCCGAATCTTCTAAAGAAGCCTCATGTCTAATGgctagtgtacatggcacagaaTCATATGATGAGTGTAATACCAGTACAAGTTGCAATAAAGGCAAGATAAGCTTAGCTGGAATCCGAGGGCAAAAGAACGGGAGGTATGGTGCTGTGATTACAGACACAATTAGGCGTAAACAAGTATGGTTGGGAACTTTTGACACTATTGAAGAGGCTTCACAAGCTTATTTCTCCAAAAAGTCTGAGCTTGAGAATGAGAAATTAAACCTGCAGGCTAATACGGAGAAAAGACCAAACAAGAATCCTGATCCAGTTCAGCAGCCTGAATCACTTATTATACCATCCTTATCCGTGGCTGATGGTCAAACCATGGAAACTGGTAGTGTGTATAGGAGAAATAAAAGAACTGATTCTCACGAACCAATAATGGATATTGTTGGGGTTCACAAGAACAAGACGTCAGGGAAAGAACCCGAACCTTCTAAAGAACCCGCATGTCTAATAGCTAATGTCGATGGCACAGAATCATATGATGAGTGTAATGCTAGTACAAGATGCAATCCTAAAGGCAACAGAAGCTTACTTGGGATCCGAAAACAAAATAACGGGAGGTATGGTGCTGTGATTACAGACCGAACTAAGCATAAAAAGGTATGGTTGGGCACTTTTGACACTGTTGAAGAAGCTTCACAAGCTTATTTGTCCAAGAAGTCTGTGCTTAAGAAATTAGGCCAGCAGGGGAATAAACCAAAGAAGAATTGTTATCAATTTCAGCAGCCTGAATCACCTCTTGTGACATCCTTGTCTGTGGCTAATCATGATCAAACCTTAAATTCTGCTAGTGTGAGTAGAAGAAATAAAAGAATCGGTGCTAACAGAACAACACATTTTTTTAAGGTTCACAAGAGAAAGAGTTCAGGTAAATATACAACTGAGATTAAAAACCCCATCAGTAAGAAAAGAATTTGGTTGGGGACTTTTGCCACTGCTGAAGAGGCTTCACAGGCTTATCAATCTAAGAAGCTCGAGTTTCAGAAATTAGTCGAGGCAATGCAGCAGCAATGTACTAATAAGCTTACTCATCCTGTGCAAGATGGGAAATCAGAGGAATTAGTCAACATCAAGCAAGGACATAAAAATGTAAATTGTGAACTTGAATCAGCTGGTGGATCAGAAATTGAtgttccaatctcaaattcatctaatGAGGGAACTCTCCAATGGATTGATTCTCACGAAATAAGTGCTGCTGAAGAAGCTTTCCATGCTTATGTGTCTAAGAAATTCGATGTTCAGAGCTCAAAGAAGGTCGAGCTGCAAAGCGGTATGCCAACTGATTTTAGTGCAGGGGAGAGGCAAGAAGGTCGAGAGGATGATGAAGATTTACGAATGGGGGAGTGGGTACAACTTCCAGGTAATAGGGCAGTCAAATTTTCACTGAATCTGGGCTTACCAATCATCGATAACTATGGATCTCTTTTAGGTGAATTCAGCACTTTGGATGATCTCAGTATTTGTAAAACTGAGGATGGCAATGAAACATAA